The window CAGTGCCACCATCCCGTCCACGGCCGGGACTAGCCATTTGGCGCTGCACAGCACAATTATGGCCAGTCCAACCCATTTGAGGACGATCCAAATGTGCCGTAAAAACCCCCAGCGACTAAACAGTGAGAAAACCATAAATGAGCCCAGCAGACCGTAGAGAGACCACGTGAAAAGACCGTTGACCAAGGTCGCCTGGAACAGGTCCGCGGTCAGGTGGTCGAGGTTGTCTCCCCGCGTGTACATGAGCCGGAGGCTCACCAGGACCCCGGCGGCGGTACCCATGACAAGCCCCAGGCAAATGAGATGCAAGGCGGTAAGGATTTTCAAAGCCTTCGGAGGTAGATTGGCGGTCAGTCCATCAGAGGGCATTAGACCATCTCCTTTGAGATCCGAGAGGAATTATGCAGTTGCTCATCCTATCCGGAATCTGATTGATAAATCCATGCTGCTGTCAAAATCGACCTCAACGTCACGTTTTCAGGTAAAAAAATTTGATTATCCGCTGCACGGTGTTTAGAATCAAGATGTTGTTATCCTCTTCCCTTGGAGTCATCCAGACAAAACAGGCAAGGCACATCCCCTCGGACGGGGTCTGAAGCCTTGGCAAGGAGGTATATGATGAGAAGAAAACTGGTTTTCATTCTGGCCGCCGCACTCATCCTGGTGGCCTCGCCGGTGCTGGCCCTGTCCGTGGGCGACCAAGCGCCGAATTTCACGTCACAGACCAACCAGGGCAAGGTGTCGCTGGCAGATTACCTAGGGAAAAAGAATGTCATCCTGACGTTTTACTTCGCTATTTACACCCCTGCTTGAAAAACCACTACGCTGGGCTTTCAGAGGGACATGGCGACCCTGGAAGCTCTCAATACCCAGGTCATGGGTATCAGTGGAGACAGCATGGACACGGTCAAACGTTTCGCTGCTGAGTTTGCCATCACCTACCCTTTGGTCAGTGACTCAGGAGGAGCGATCAAGAAACTCTATTCCGGAGAACGTATCAATTACCTGATAGACAAGACTGGCAGGATCCGTTTGATCGTCAGAGGGGTTCCTGACAACAGCCTGATTATCGACAAAATCAAAGCACTCGGCCTTGATAACTAAAACGTTAAAGCCGATTCGCAAGACAATTCCTCTATTTTCAATGACACATAGAATAAAGAATGGCCCGTCCTTATTGGATGGGCCATTCTTGTATTCCAAGGTATTCAGGAATCGGCCAGATCCGCAGGATTTGACTCTCAATAGTTGCTGACACAACTTTTGATACATCCTAACATTCGATAACTCTGGTAGGTTGACGAGTGTGTCAGTTTTTTTTGTGACCGATATTTTTAGGTTAATTATGGCTGATAGCTACAAGTCCTCCTTAAAGCTGAGGGTGACTTTTTTGTCTTGCTTACAACTTCGATCAGGAAGAAGATCTTGTGCATCGAACATCCCTCCAAATGAACAAATAAATACCCTTTCATTAAGACACTTGTCTGCTCAGGTTTATAATGTTAAATTAACACCCAACCACTTAAGTTTAAGAAGCTCCGATAATAGCAAAACCGATGCGAGTCGGTGACGCAAAGCCACGGGTCCCTTGAGGATAGCCGGGTTACCGAAGAGTGAGTAACTTCATTGCTACCAACTTTGCTCGCCTCGGTATTTGAGAGCGAGTTTTTTTGTTTTTTAACTTACAAACATAACGAAAACTCTCAACCTACTGAAAAAAGTGGTTTTCGTTTATTCTACACTTGCGTTGCATCTATTACGGGGAAGGTTACGATGACAATCGGCATGACAATCAAGGCCCGCTTTTTTCTGACGATTATCGTCGTGGCCGTACTAAGCAGCGTTTGCATGGGAATCTATTCCTACCAGAACCAATCCGCGCAACTGTTGCAACGGTTCGAGAATCTGGCTGACCAGGAGAACCAATTGCTCAGGACGATCTTGGATGCTGATGCCGAAGGGTTACGTCGCGCAACCTCGGGTCTCAGCCGCCTGGAAGCGTTCCTCACCCCGCTCGCGGCCGAGGACCGGGAGGCCCTACTGACGGTTGCTAGGCCCATTTTTGACGAACTCAAGGCCAAACACTCCATCACCCATATGTATTTCATTGCTCCTGATGGCAAGGTTCTGCTGCGTGTGCACATGCCGGAGCAGCATGGAGACAGCCTGGAGCGGGCCACTTTCCTGCAGGCAGTGGCAACCAAAGAGACGGCCAGCGGACTTGAAATGGGGAAGAATTTCTTTTCACTGCGCTGCGTCACTCCAATCCTGGCTGACGGTGAGCTGCTCGGCTACCTGGAGGTGGCCGAGGAGATCGACCATGTTTTCGTGCGGATGAAGGAAATTACAGGACACGACGTTGCCCTGTTCCTTCCGATAGAATATATCGAGAGGTTCGACACCGACCTAGAGGTCCTAGACGGCAGCGATTTCACCGTGCTCTATCCGAGCAGCCCACAGCTAGTCATTTCGTCCGACCCACAGAGAAACGATTTTCTGCCGTCGGGGCTGAAGACTTTTGTAGTGAAAGCTGTCGAGCTCGACGAAAAACACTATGTCGTCGGTGCAGGGCCGATCAAGGATGCCTTTGGAGAAACAGCCGGGGTACTCTTATCCCAGAAGAATGTCACCCGACACTATGATTCAATCTGGCATGGAGTGGTGACCAGCCTGACGGTTTTTATTGTAATCCTGCTCAGCGGCAATCTGCTCCTCTGGCTTTCCATGAAGAAGAGCATGAATTTCTTTCTTGCGGTACGTAGCCACATCCAGAAGGTGACCCGCACCTGGGACGTTGACCAGAGGCTGGAGGTGGTCACTACCGATGAGATCGGCGAACTTGCCGAAGATCTTAACCGAATGCAGGTTGAGATCGGCAAGCTAAGAAACTCGCTGGTGAATCAAGCCGATGAACTAATGATGGCCAACCAGGAACTGGAATCGTTCAGCTATACCCTTTCCCATGATCTGCGGACACCGCTGACTCGCGCCTATGCGGCAGCCGATATTCTCGTGGAGAGCTATGGCGACAGCCTCGATGAAACCGGACGTTTGCTCCTCGACAACATCTGTAAGGGGTGTGAGGGAATGGAGGGTCTGATCGAGGCGATCCTGGTCCTATCCAACATCGTTCGCAAAGAGCTTCACAGTGAGACCCTCGATTTCGCCGTCATGGCACGGGATATTGTCGAGGAGTTGACGATGGCTGAACCGGAGCGCAAGGTGGTCACTGTTATCCCTGAAACGCTGGTTTGCACGGGTGACCAGCAACTGTTGAGGGTGGCGCTGAGAAATCTCTTGGAAAACGCCTGGAAATACTCCCGGGGCGAGGCGGAAGCGAAGATCGAACTCGGCATGATCGAGCAGCAGGGGAAATCGGTCTTCTACGTCCGAGATAACGGCGTCGGGTTCAATATGCAGCACGCTGCAAATCTCTTCACCACTTTCAAGCGATTGCATGATGCCAGCGAGTACCCAGGAACCGGCATCGGCCTGGCCACAGTGCAGAAGATCATCCAGCGGCATGGCGGCACTATCTGGGGCGTTGGCAAAGAAGGCGAGGGAGCTACCTTTTTCTTTACCTTGCCCTGAAAGGACTTTCGTCTGGCAATACCCACAAAGCTTGGTTGTCATCGTAGTGCCGTGTTGATTCTCATAAGTCACTATTTACAGTAAATATTTCCTCTCCCTGGTTCTAAGGATTTGAGCATTCCTACAAGTATTGCTGCAACTCTTTCTTACATTACCCGGGGATGTTTAGTATGCAGGTGGCAAGGTGCAAAACTAGGCACTGTCTGTCAGATTAAGGCTGAGCTACTACAGATAATTAAAGCGGGGGACACATGACTTATGTGCCCCCCGCTTCGTGCCGGTCTGTCCTATGATCGAACGCCTCTATTCCTAAAGCTTCTGGTGCCAATCAAGTGAGAAGTGCCAATTCCTGCAGACAAGCTTGCGAACATCTCTCTTAATTTGGAAACGTCCAACCATCCTCCCCTTCATCCAGCCACAGGTAATCGGTGATATCCCTGGTCACACTCTGTCGATCGACGCGTGAGACAACTTCCGGTAACAAAACACGGTAGCTGATCTCAGCTTGCTCGAGCATCTGCGTTGGGATACCAAATTTCCAGGCATGCCCGCTGCCGGCCAACACCACCACCCGATATTCCGGATTCTTCTCCAGGAACTCGACCAGGTTACGTGCCATCATGGTATCCCAGAGCATCTGGGCTTCGCAGAAATGGAGATATTGATCGCCGTGACCGCCATAGCCACCCATCGCCTGACGGATATAGTCGCTGTAAGCAGGAGTGACCACACACTGGACATTGCCGAGCATCTGCCGCTCCTCTTCGGGAAGCGCTTTAAAACCATTGCGAAGCACTTTGCTGGTAATGCTGCGCGGTATATTCAGCCCGACCATCTTCACTTCTTCGTTTCGGGCATGCATGAAAATCTCCCGGTACTCCTCCCACATGCTCCAGTTGTCTTTATAAACCGACAGAAATTTCAAAAACGGCAGGTCGTTTGCGGTCCAGCGATCGAGGGTTTCCTGACTGTCTTTGCGGAACATTTCGAGACCGATCGCCAGCGGTCGTTCATCGTCATCGAGGGCATCAATGATCGTCAACTGGGCGCGATGATGTCCGACATGATCATGAAATTCCCCCAGGAAGATGACTTGGGCGCGACGCAGGTCTTCGAGCAAAGCCTGCGGGGAGATTTCAGTCTTCTCTGCGGCATCGATGATATGTGGGTGGGCTTGGGTCGTTACCGGAAGAAACAGGGTGAACACGGCAACGAAAACCAACAAAATCAATTTGCGTAAAAACTTCATGGCACAGCGTCCTTTGTAAAAAGCCTCTTCAGCGGCGAGCCTACAGGGTCCCAGGTCGTTTTGACCTGGTTGTGGCCCTTGTGGAAGACGAGAGTGCTGTAGCGGCCGTAATGAGAGATACGCCGGGCCGTGTCACGGGCCGCGGTGAGCGAACCAGGCAAAAAATACCCAGTGACGCGATTTTCTTCATGGCCGGGCAAGACAAGGAACAGCACATCGTCAGCCTCTGAGTAGAGTTTATCACCGATCGTAACCTGCTGCCCGGCGACCGTGAAACCATCCGGAAGGTTGAGTCGCAGCTCCGGGCTCTTCGGCCAGCCAAGGACAAGCAGATCCTTGTTGGTTGGCCGTTGATCAAGATAATCGTCCTCGTTCATCACCGGGGCCTGTTGCCATTGCAGGCCACGCAAAAGATCCCCTGAGGAGTCGAGCAAGGCTTCGGAGCCGCGGGCGACGACAACCAGCGGCATTCTTGATGCGCGCAGGTCATTGACCGTGGCCGGCAATTCTTCCGGGTAAAGCTTGCGAAACAGATCGCTCTTCGGGTCGACGCTGAGACTGAGCGGACGTTCTGTGATGGTAAAGAGAAAGCAGTTTTGGCGTTCATCAAGGCCGATTGACTGGTTGTATTTGCGCGTTGCAGTTTCCAGCTGCAGGGGCACGGCAAGGTCGTAGAATGGCGCATCCTGAAGAATGGTCCCTGAGACCTGCCAGCCATCATCGACAGACATGACAGCGACGTCCGTCAATTGCAGTTGCGGCGCTCCGGTCCGCAAAGTCCACTGGCGGAAGAAGGTTTCGAGATCCATGTCGGAGGTCGCCTCGAAATGTCGCTGCAAATCGCTCCAGGCGTAGCGTTTGCCGATGCCGTCGCCTGCAGCGGCTTTCAGCCCTGCCCAGAAGGCCTCATCGTCGATCAGGTTGCGCAGCATATGGAAGACCATGGCCGCCTTGCCGTAGCCAACCGCCTGGTCGCGCTTTGACATGCGGCTGCGAAAAGCGCTCAACGGCAGATCGTCACCAACATCGATCAGGGCTGCATAATCGCGCAGAATCTTGCGTCGATATTCGAGCGCTTCGGCAGGCGCGTGCAACTCTTTCAGGTAGTAATCGGCAACATAGGTGGCCAGGCCCTCGCCCCAGTTGCCGGACGAATAATCGATCTCAACCGCATTCCCCCACCAGGTGTGGGCGATCTCATGGGGCAGACTGGTAGTAAGGATAAAGGGAAGCCTGATTACGCTGCTGCCGAGCAAGGTCCAGCCGGGAAAGCCATAACCAGTCGGGTAAAAGTTTTCGACTACGGCAAATTTGTCGTAAGGATAGGGACCAAACAATTCCTGGTAAAGCTGCAGGTATTCTCGGCTCGACTGAAGATAGTCCGAAGCGAGTGTGGCATTTCCGGCGCCGAAAAAAGCCAGAAGCTGGGTCTCGCCAAGTCTGTCACGCTCGACCTGGTAATACCCCGCAGCCAGCGCCAAGGCTGACTGGGGTCGTTGCGTCTGCCAGATCGTCTCTGATCCGGCTGCGCTGGTCTCAAGACCGACCAGGCGGCCTGAGGTCACTCCGAGCAATCCTGTCGGTCCGGTAATCGTCAAGCGGAATCGACTATTCGCATCGACCGGAAGCGGATGCCAAGCGGAAGCGGCCGAAAGAAAAGTGCCTTGCGGCATGATCGTCGCCGAAACACCCAAAGACGGATCCTCGATGCCGACATGATCCTGCGCGACCGGATCATCGAAGCGGATGCGATAAACAATGGTCAGGGTGTCCGCAGCGTTTTTCATTGAGATCTGCAGGCGCCCGTTAGCGAAGGTAAAGGGCACCGGCTTGTCGTCCACAGTCACCGCATCGATATCAGCCTGGGCCGCCAGACGAAACTCCGCCGTCCAATCTGCGCGCTGATCAACGAGCGTCAAGACCGCCTTGCCTTCAAGGAGATGTTCTTCGGGGACAATCCGGATGAAGAGTTCCTGGTTGATCAGACTATCCGCGCCGGCAGCCACCGGAGCGGAGAGCAGAATAAAGGCAAACGGTATGAGTAGCAGAATCCTTAACATGACTCTGATTATATCATCCAGTATTGCCTGCAGCGCAAATGCAGGACTAAAAAAAAGAGCTGTTCGTCGGACGCAGGTCGCCTTAAGGGGGCCTGCTCAGAAAAAACCCTTCAGGAACTAGTTCAGCGTTTCCGCCAAAAACTCCACGAAACGCTGCCACGATTTAGCGTCGGCATCAGCACGATAACGATCTGAACCGAACACGGTGAACGCATGCGGCGCGCCGCCGTAGGTGATCATCTCATGGGCCACGCCCTGCTGTTCGAGCTCAGTCGCCAGGTCCGCAAAATCCTGCAGGGTGATGTTGCTGTCAGCGCTGCCGTGCATGATCAGTAATTTGCCCTTGGCCTGACTGTAGTCCTGTCCTTCCGGTGTGCTCAAGCCACCGTGGAAGGTGGCAAAACCTTTCAGATTAGCACCGGAGCGGACCTGCTCGAGCACTGCGGCCCCGCCAAAGCAGTAGCCCATCGACACTGCGTTGGTCACATCCCCGCCCTGTTCTTTGGCCGCATCGAGAGAGCCCTGTAGCAACGCCCGCAACTTCGCTCGATCCTTGTACAACGCGCCCGTATGTTGGCGCTTATCGACCATCTCGGTCGGACGGATGCCCTTGCCGAAAAGGTCGGCGGCAAAGACCGCGTAGCCGAGCTTGGCGAGCATCTCCGCACGTTTGACTTCATAATCCGTCAGTCCATCCCAGTCGTGTACGAGCAGGACCAAAGGCGCCCCTTTCGTGTTGCTGATGTAATATCCCTCGTAGGTCTGGTTGTTGACCTGATAATCGACGGTAATACCGGCCGCGCAAGCGCTGCTTGCCAGAAAAAGAGCAAAGAGTAATGTCATTATGGTTTTCATCGTGTCCTCCATGAGTGGTGATTGAGTTTTGTTCGGATTGAATTTTATCAGGTTTTTTCAGAGTTGCTCAGGTTGAGGCAAAAGGGTCTCTCTAACAAGAGTGTCTTCGGCTCGCGATTTTATTTTATCAGTCGTCGTCAAGCACCTTACGCACTGTCAGTGCCAAAGCCTGCTTGGTCAAAGGTTTCATGACAAACTGCTTGATTCCAACCGCCTTGGCTGTCTCGTCGGAGGTGGTCGCACTGAACCCGGTACAAAGGATAATTGGAATATCCGGCCTGACCTTAAGGATCTGCTCAGACAATTGCATTCCGGTGATGATTGGCATGGTCTGATCCGTGAAGATCAGATCAAAGGCTTGTGGATCGGAGCGAAACAACCCCAATGCATCCACACCGCTTGTCGCGATTGTGACTTCATAACCAAGCGATGCCAGGATTTTCTGGCCCAGGCTAACCAGAGCCTCTTCATCATCGACAAAAAGTATGCGCTCCTTGCCCTTGGGTAGCGTCTCCGGTTCAGGAACCTCTCGAACCACTTCATTAAAAAGTCGAGGCAGGTAAACCGTGAACATAGTCCCCTGCCCCGGTGTTGCCTCCACGGTTATTGCCCCACCATGGCCCATGATGATGCCATGCACCACGGAGAGCCCCAGCCCACTGCCTTCACCAAACTTCTTAGTCGTGAAATAGGGCTCGAAAATATGTTCAAGTGTAGCCTGTCCCATACCGTGGCCTGTGTCAGAAATGGCAAGACGAACATAGGCCCCTTCATTAAGCTCTGGCGAGGAGGACGCGAGTTCAGCGTCCACATGAAGATTGTCCAGGGTCACCTTGAGAGTTCCGCCATTTTCCTGCATAGCGTGGCAGGCATTGGTCCCCAGGTTCATAATGACCTGGTGAATCTGGGTTGGGTCAGCGAGTACCGGGTCGGCATCTTCGTTGATCTCCAGGCAAATCTTGATTGTCTTCGGGATGGTTGCACGCAGCAGTTCAAGAGCCTCCTTGATGATCGGGTTGATCAAGGTCGGCGTACGATCTTGCTCCGTCTGTTGACCAAACATCAGAATCTTCTGTACCAACTCTTTGGCGCGGTGGGCGGCCTTCAAAACTTCTCTCAAGGGAGACTGGTTCTGTGAGCCACCCGGCAGATCAGACATGGCGAATTCTGTATAACCGATTACAGCCGTCAGGATGTTGTTAAAGTCATGGGCGATGCCGCCTGCGAGCGTTCCAACAGCCTCAATTCTCTGGCTCTGTCGGAGCTGTTTTTCCAGTGATCTCTGCTCTGTAATATCGGCATAAATGCCGAGTATGCCAACCACCTCTCCGGCTTCGTTGCGCAGAGGAACCTTGCTGGTCAACAAGATGGCGTTTCTGCCATCAGCCTGAAGTTGCGGTTCTTCGATATCGAGTAACGGTTCACCACTCTCCATAACGTCCTGATCGCATTGACGGTAAAATTCGGCCTCTTTTTTTTCCCAGGCCAGATCAAAGTCAGTTTTGCCAACAATGTTTTCCGGCGTGCCGATCCCTGCCACTTTAGCAAAATTCAGATTGCAGCCCTGGAATACGCAATTACGGTCCTTCCAGAAAACATAATGAGGGATATTATTAAGGATGTTCGCCAACAGGACATTCTTGTCTGAGAGTCTTCGTTGAGCTGTTTTGCGTTCGCTGATGTCCCGGATTGATTCAATGGCACCAACGTAATTGCCCTCTTGATCAAGCAGGGGTGAAGCGGTGGCCCATAAATTGGCGTTTTTGCCGCTAGAGGAGAGGGTTAGAGTCGTTTCAGCAAAAAGGGTGACGCCATTTTTTTCCAAATAATCATAGTGCCCGCTGGTTTTAGAAATGTCACTATAAACAGCATCGATCAACATGGGGCACCGCTTACCGTAGAACGCCATGGAGTATTCGTAGCTGCCTTTGCCGAGGACGGCATCTTTATGCACAGAGGTCATTTCCTCCATGGCACGGTTCCATGCCACGACCTTGCCGTCCCGGTCGATAACGAAGGTCGCATCAGGCAAGAATTCAACAATGTCCAGTAATTGCCTGTGGGCAATTCGAAGTTCTTTTTCGGCCTTGCGCTGCTGAGCCGATGCCCGTTTCGATTGAAAACCGAAGAACACCGAAGCCAGCAACACTCCAGTACCGACCAGGAACAGGAAAACCGATGACTTATGGATGAGATTATCCAGGGCCGCCTTGCGTTCGGTGATGTTGTAATCGATCTCAACCGCACCGACAAATTGCCCGGCGCGCCTGATCGGTACGCAGGTCTGTACCACAGAGGCCTTCGCAGGGTTCCCTTCCGGGGAGAGATAGGAGAGATAACTCACTTTGGTGTAAGTCCCTCCCTTGGCGACCTTTTCGACGAAAAAGGCCTGACGATTGATCCGGTTGATCTCCTCGCTGGCCGTTGAAAAGGTAATATGCCCATCCGCGGAGAAGATTCTGAGGTTCACCAGACCAAAGGTACGCTTTACCTCGTGCATCTCTCTGACCAGGTCACCGAAAGCAGGCTCTTCCAGCGGCATTCCCTCAATCTCCGGAAAAACAAAAGACGAGATATACAGGGCGATCCGGGTGGTATCCTGCTCCGTTGCCGCGATCAGCATCCGGTAGACTGCCGGTTGTAGGTTGAAAATATTATAAGCCGGCAGCATGACCCCGGCCGAGGCGGCAATGAGCAGTGCAATGGCCAATAATTTTGTTTTTTGCATGATCATTCTTCTATTCTCATGTACTCGGTATTAGAATGATTTCTCAAACACTGACGGTTTGAGATATGAGTTTTGCGCATAGACTATCGTACAGGCCCCGGGAAGGTAAAGTTGCTTGTTCACTCACACCGGGAACAGATTGTCCAGCCAATCAAGCTCTCTTTTTCACGAACCTGAGATTCTCACGTTCAACAGGTTATCCAAGGCATTGCCAAATATGGCGAAATAATTAACGCACAGTGTATACAAGATATGCCTTATGGCAACCAGCGAGGCCTGGGGACATCCAAGACTAAGTAACAAAAAGGTAAAACTGAAATTTTACTTCAACTCACAGATCTGATTCACCGGGATCGGGATGGCTCCCCAGCGTGTCCCCGAGGCCAATACAACCTGATGGTCGCGGTGACCTTGAGCATCAGGACTCTTGCGATATACTTCATAGACAAAATCACTTTTGCTTCTCCAACCTTGATCATTTGCACTTTTCCCCCAAGGAGATTCCATTGCCTGACAATCCAAACACCAGGGTCGTCTATCGTTTTTTAGGCCATCTCACTCGTGACACATTAGCACTGGTATTAGCAGGCGGACGGGGCACCAGGCTGCACGAGTTGACCGATTTAAGGGCCAAACCTGCCGTTCACTTCGGCGGCAAGTACCGCATTATCGACTTTCCGCTCTCCAACTG of the Deltaproteobacteria bacterium IMCC39524 genome contains:
- a CDS encoding redoxin domain-containing protein — encoded protein: MRRKLVFILAAALILVASPVLALSVGDQAPNFTSQTNQGKVSLADYLGKKNVILTFYFAIYTPAUKTTTLGFQRDMATLEALNTQVMGISGDSMDTVKRFAAEFAITYPLVSDSGGAIKKLYSGERINYLIDKTGRIRLIVRGVPDNSLIIDKIKALGLDN
- a CDS encoding cache domain-containing protein — translated: MTIGMTIKARFFLTIIVVAVLSSVCMGIYSYQNQSAQLLQRFENLADQENQLLRTILDADAEGLRRATSGLSRLEAFLTPLAAEDREALLTVARPIFDELKAKHSITHMYFIAPDGKVLLRVHMPEQHGDSLERATFLQAVATKETASGLEMGKNFFSLRCVTPILADGELLGYLEVAEEIDHVFVRMKEITGHDVALFLPIEYIERFDTDLEVLDGSDFTVLYPSSPQLVISSDPQRNDFLPSGLKTFVVKAVELDEKHYVVGAGPIKDAFGETAGVLLSQKNVTRHYDSIWHGVVTSLTVFIVILLSGNLLLWLSMKKSMNFFLAVRSHIQKVTRTWDVDQRLEVVTTDEIGELAEDLNRMQVEIGKLRNSLVNQADELMMANQELESFSYTLSHDLRTPLTRAYAAADILVESYGDSLDETGRLLLDNICKGCEGMEGLIEAILVLSNIVRKELHSETLDFAVMARDIVEELTMAEPERKVVTVIPETLVCTGDQQLLRVALRNLLENAWKYSRGEAEAKIELGMIEQQGKSVFYVRDNGVGFNMQHAANLFTTFKRLHDASEYPGTGIGLATVQKIIQRHGGTIWGVGKEGEGATFFFTLP
- a CDS encoding ChaN family lipoprotein encodes the protein MKFLRKLILLVFVAVFTLFLPVTTQAHPHIIDAAEKTEISPQALLEDLRRAQVIFLGEFHDHVGHHRAQLTIIDALDDDERPLAIGLEMFRKDSQETLDRWTANDLPFLKFLSVYKDNWSMWEEYREIFMHARNEEVKMVGLNIPRSITSKVLRNGFKALPEEERQMLGNVQCVVTPAYSDYIRQAMGGYGGHGDQYLHFCEAQMLWDTMMARNLVEFLEKNPEYRVVVLAGSGHAWKFGIPTQMLEQAEISYRVLLPEVVSRVDRQSVTRDITDYLWLDEGEDGWTFPN
- a CDS encoding M1 family aminopeptidase, with translation MLRILLLIPFAFILLSAPVAAGADSLINQELFIRIVPEEHLLEGKAVLTLVDQRADWTAEFRLAAQADIDAVTVDDKPVPFTFANGRLQISMKNAADTLTIVYRIRFDDPVAQDHVGIEDPSLGVSATIMPQGTFLSAASAWHPLPVDANSRFRLTITGPTGLLGVTSGRLVGLETSAAGSETIWQTQRPQSALALAAGYYQVERDRLGETQLLAFFGAGNATLASDYLQSSREYLQLYQELFGPYPYDKFAVVENFYPTGYGFPGWTLLGSSVIRLPFILTTSLPHEIAHTWWGNAVEIDYSSGNWGEGLATYVADYYLKELHAPAEALEYRRKILRDYAALIDVGDDLPLSAFRSRMSKRDQAVGYGKAAMVFHMLRNLIDDEAFWAGLKAAAGDGIGKRYAWSDLQRHFEATSDMDLETFFRQWTLRTGAPQLQLTDVAVMSVDDGWQVSGTILQDAPFYDLAVPLQLETATRKYNQSIGLDERQNCFLFTITERPLSLSVDPKSDLFRKLYPEELPATVNDLRASRMPLVVVARGSEALLDSSGDLLRGLQWQQAPVMNEDDYLDQRPTNKDLLVLGWPKSPELRLNLPDGFTVAGQQVTIGDKLYSEADDVLFLVLPGHEENRVTGYFLPGSLTAARDTARRISHYGRYSTLVFHKGHNQVKTTWDPVGSPLKRLFTKDAVP
- a CDS encoding dienelactone hydrolase family protein — translated: MKTIMTLLFALFLASSACAAGITVDYQVNNQTYEGYYISNTKGAPLVLLVHDWDGLTDYEVKRAEMLAKLGYAVFAADLFGKGIRPTEMVDKRQHTGALYKDRAKLRALLQGSLDAAKEQGGDVTNAVSMGYCFGGAAVLEQVRSGANLKGFATFHGGLSTPEGQDYSQAKGKLLIMHGSADSNITLQDFADLATELEQQGVAHEMITYGGAPHAFTVFGSDRYRADADAKSWQRFVEFLAETLN
- a CDS encoding PAS domain-containing protein, whose amino-acid sequence is MQKTKLLAIALLIAASAGVMLPAYNIFNLQPAVYRMLIAATEQDTTRIALYISSFVFPEIEGMPLEEPAFGDLVREMHEVKRTFGLVNLRIFSADGHITFSTASEEINRINRQAFFVEKVAKGGTYTKVSYLSYLSPEGNPAKASVVQTCVPIRRAGQFVGAVEIDYNITERKAALDNLIHKSSVFLFLVGTGVLLASVFFGFQSKRASAQQRKAEKELRIAHRQLLDIVEFLPDATFVIDRDGKVVAWNRAMEEMTSVHKDAVLGKGSYEYSMAFYGKRCPMLIDAVYSDISKTSGHYDYLEKNGVTLFAETTLTLSSSGKNANLWATASPLLDQEGNYVGAIESIRDISERKTAQRRLSDKNVLLANILNNIPHYVFWKDRNCVFQGCNLNFAKVAGIGTPENIVGKTDFDLAWEKKEAEFYRQCDQDVMESGEPLLDIEEPQLQADGRNAILLTSKVPLRNEAGEVVGILGIYADITEQRSLEKQLRQSQRIEAVGTLAGGIAHDFNNILTAVIGYTEFAMSDLPGGSQNQSPLREVLKAAHRAKELVQKILMFGQQTEQDRTPTLINPIIKEALELLRATIPKTIKICLEINEDADPVLADPTQIHQVIMNLGTNACHAMQENGGTLKVTLDNLHVDAELASSSPELNEGAYVRLAISDTGHGMGQATLEHIFEPYFTTKKFGEGSGLGLSVVHGIIMGHGGAITVEATPGQGTMFTVYLPRLFNEVVREVPEPETLPKGKERILFVDDEEALVSLGQKILASLGYEVTIATSGVDALGLFRSDPQAFDLIFTDQTMPIITGMQLSEQILKVRPDIPIILCTGFSATTSDETAKAVGIKQFVMKPLTKQALALTVRKVLDDD